The DNA window GGAAAAGAACATTGTTAGTTTGTTACTAAGCTCTACCTCACAAAACTGATAATAATAATGAGAAAGAGAGCCATGCAGAGCAAAACCAACAAGCCCTGATCTGAACATCCGAGCGCGATCAAACTCGAAAAGAGGTTTTCCTTCAAAGCACTGCAACAATCAGGAGACTTAAGCCATAGCGCGTTATAAAAAGATTGTCTATTCAACTAATCGAGACTTAGATGTACACAAAATGACATACACAGAAACTCACCTGTGCAATCCAGTCTCCTACTGAATAAACAACCCCACTGATCACCATCTTTGCTAATACTGGATTTGTCTTAAGAGCTTCCTCATAAGCAGACCAGTTGTGCTGAGGTGCATATCTTACTATCTCATAGATTGTCCATCCCTACATAGCATTAAAAACACAAGTCCATAGCAGATAAGCAAAACCTCAaccaataaaaataatcaaatttcAATGAACATATAAAGCTAATCTAAATTAGCAACTAGCGCATGCTTAAATTAGCTTTTTCGGAATTAATAATCAACTTGGTGcaaattcaaataaacttttggaaaaaaaatcataaGCTTTGTTATACTTCAGCTTCTTGAAATCCAAAGCAAACACATAAACACACACAATTGCAGATAAATGTGATTGAATTGTTCAAACTTACATGCCAGTAATCACTATCAATGGTAAGAAGCTTAGTGAGAGCAAAAGTACCAGCAGCAAGAACAATACTAGCATTAATACTCCTATCTAGAAGCTTCTCCATACTCTCCTCATTCTCACTACCAACcaaaccagaagaagaaggaaatccTTCCAACGATAACAAACCCTCATTCGTTCCAAATCCATTCACCTGCGTCGTTAATTCACCGTCTCCGCCTTCCATCAAACTTTCTTGTTGATCCGTTATATCGTCGCTCTGAACCTGTATCGCGTCGAACTCCTCCGCCGATAGTTTCGTCGCTACCACCAGTTTTTTCTTCGAGAAACTCGGATTTACGGAGAATCTCGACGCCGGAAAGTTTTGCGGCTTGGAAATGGATGAACTTGGTTTTGATTTTGCTTTGGAGATTGAAGGTAAGAAGCTCTGCGGAGAGACGGTGCTGTGAACCGACGCCATTGCAACGAGTTGGTGAGTTCTGAGTTTTAACTTCCCGAGTCACTGAGTTGAGTTTCGTCTTCTTCGAAATTGATGAGTTGGGAAACACGTTCGTTTATAGCGGTTTAGTGATCCTGTATGTCGCGGTTGTATGACGTTTGGTGTGGCTCCGAAAAATACTGTAGTCGTGTGTGTTTTGGGTTTGATTTGAAATGTGATTGGTTGTATGTCAGGAGGTGTAGGTTGATTCAGTGGAACGCGATACATGTGAGTTTAAGTTCTAGTGTAATTGACTGAGAACATTGCCGAAGATAAATGGAGTCCACATGAAACATGTAGATTAGTTGGgtatcataaaaattaaaattaaaattaaaaacaagtaGATAAAGTATGCCATGCATCCAAAATGTAGGCCACCACAAATATTTATATCTTCTTTAGAGAAATgtattttgtaaaaataaaacattttttaataacaaataataatataaaaaaaggaGGTGAAAAACTTCTAGAATGTATTTAGAGGAAGTATTTTAAAgagaacaaaataattttttaagaaaatttaaaataatttgattaaaatctattatttggacaaaataaaatataaaaaattattaaaatgatttagaattattaaatattttatttaattttaatttaaagaatttcaaataatattaaataataaagaaTTCAAAATTGCTCTTTAACGCTATATAATacgaatattaaattatttattattaattttttaaatttcgtcATATTGTCCTCATATTTTATGACAAATTCAAATTCACtctcaaaatttttaaaaaaattataaataagtcTCTAATAATTTTTAAGGCTTACAAATTGATTCCTGCAAATTTTTAAAAGTTATAAATTGGtccttatttttttatattttaaatttggtctaaaaattttaaaatttaactatgaatcattttaatacttcatccaaacaaatttaACTATGAATTGcttagaattttgaatttcttaaaaaatttaattatctcATCCAAACACAAGTGTTTTGGATGAATCATTTTaatgaagaaaaataattttttgagagAATTTAAAATGAGTTAACCAAAATCTAttgtttgaataaaaaaatgGAGAGTTGTTAAACTGATGtaaatttatgaagtattttatttaagttaaatTTAAGGAGTTTCGAATgacatcaaaaagaaaagaatttgaaattgctcGTTCACTCAATATGATGCGaatgttaaattatttattattaatttttcaaattttgcaaGATGGtccttatatttataaaaaaaatcaaattcaaccccaacattttcaaaaaattgtaaataaatccctaacaattttcaaattttatataattttcatattttaatttggcccaaaatttttaaaacttataaaaatgaccccaaaaatttaacaatgaatcattttaatacttcatcaaaacaaaagaattttaaaatgaatagatttcaattgaatcatatgaattgtttagaattttaaattccttaaaAATTCACAACCAAACACACTCTCAGAGTATAACAAAGGAATTTGCCTGACATCAAGAAGTGTATGTAggagctaaaagaacaaaaaagaatagcaaaagaaaaaaacatagaaaacaaaaaaaattcaacaaaaattaCCGACCAAGAGATCCCTATACATACAAAGTTCGTGCTACTAACAAAAATCACCTCACTGGCAATAAGTTAGATCTTGAGACATCAAATTCACCATCAACAAATTAAATCCAATCAAAATAGGACCAAAAACCCAAAATCCATTACCTCCCTCTGGACAAAGGCAAACACTCGATTCACTCTAGGTGCATGTAGATGGCAGAGTTCTAAAACTATTAAGTGAAAGTGCAAAAATTTACCTTTATCTATGCAAAAACTATTTTCTAACCAAAAAACTCTTCTCCACATCTCTTGTTGATTTTATGACTCATTTAAAAGTTACATTATTAAGGACTTTTTAGATTGACCAGATCAAACATGCTACCCCAACCAATTAAAGATTATATACCACAAACAAGACAATAACACAAGTAACAAAGATATGGGAGACTGACTCAGCTAAAAACTCACACAAGGAACAAAAATCTTACTAAGATAAAAAAAACGCCTTTTCTCTTAGACAAATTTTCTTAAAATGAGAATTTATCTTACAAAAGCTGCCAAGAGAAAACTAATATCTTAGGTGGAGCCCAACTGGTCCAGCTAAGGGGAAGAATCCTACTATTGGTTAGGAAAGTAAAAATGGAGACAAAAAAGTGTACCTTAAATATCACCTATGCTGGCTTTTATACATTGGGTTGTTTTGGTTGGACTTGCATCGGGGTAGGCCTTAGATTTTGAGTCTTTGGCCAATCCAAAATAATTGCCCCTAAGGCTTGCCAAGCGTAAATTAGTTGGAGAATTCTTTGAAGTCGTGGTCGGCCTCTACTAGTGGTGTTCACTCTAGGAGAGAAGTGGAAGAGTCTTGGATTAGTTGTAAAAGTACTAGAGAACAAACACATTAAATGCTATCTCATCATTAAAATGTTTCGTTGATTTTTCTTGATACGTGGTTTGAGATTATCAGCTTAGGGCATGGAGCTTTATTATAGTGCACTTGAGTTTGTTTACGTTCCCTAGGAGAAATTCAATCGTAGATTTTCTAACTTTTGCTTCCGTTGATTTGGTTTATCGATtgttgtaacgccccagactactttcgggatgatcgactgaccccacagaccaacacgggtcttttcagcatgctttgacctcactcacatgCTCCAAgtcacgcttaactgtggagttcttatggaacgggctaccgaaaaaaagatgcatcttgttggtataggtagtaaccatcaatccttataaactttccttcaaccatgcagtcccatacctgcatagcctcgggatccctctcattccgatgtggcgaccacccttgccttCTTTGGCCTTGGGTGTTACATGCAGTGTAACCAACCCTTGCCTTCTTCGGCCTCAgttgttacatgcccaccagcttccgcatggttcgtccacaaaccacatcgtactgggagaggtctggctctaataccatttgtaacgccctagactgctttcgggatgatcgattgaccccacaaaccaacatgggtcttttcagcatgctttgaccttacTCAAACGCTTTCCGGGacacttcccagaaggtcacccatcccaatactccaagtcaagcacgcttaactatggagttatTATGGAACGGGCTAataaaaagaagatgcatctttttggtataggtagtacccatcaatccttataagctttccttcaaccatgcagtcccatacctgcataggctcgggatccctctcattctgacgtggcgaccacccttgccctcTTTGGCCttgggtgttacatgcggtgtaaCCAACCCTTGCCTTCTTCGGTCTTAGGTGTTACATTTTAcgaatggtatcagagccagacctctcccagtacgatgtggttcgaggatgaACCATGCGGAAggtggtgggcatgtaacacccgatgccttcacatatatatataatggttttTGATTGTCGAGGGAACTTTTCGCAAACTTTGATAGTCAGTTTCTATTTGTGAGtgtatttccttcttcttctccagGAGTATTTCCATGAGTGATTGTTATTCTTTGAACAAAAGTTCCATCCTCCACATGATCTTCACTTTTTCGTCAGATTCTCCTTCTATCAAATACATTACTTACCTTTAACTTTTTCATATCTTAAGTATTTACTTTATTATAGCCAATATGAGCAATAGCCACATTAGTTTGTCTAGCAGTTCTGAGAGTGGTGATTTTTCCTTAATTAAGATGGGAGTATCTTCTGGTCGAAACTCTTCCCACGTAATCACTCATCAACTAGCCCATGAGGTCATATCTATATCCGATCATTATGATTCGGTGAGGCTCTATAGGGGTTCTGCGGATGAGGGATCTTCTTGTAGTAAATCCTCTTTCGATGCTCTCTTATCCGACGATGACGCTGAAGATGATTGCACAACCACTTGTATGCCCACCTCCTCTCACACTGCAGGAACTTTGGCTTCGCTACTTTGAAGACTTCAGAGATTAAGGTTGATATCCTAAATAGGAAGGTGCTAAATATTGCACTAAGTCCTATCAGAAAGCCTATGGTAAAGACCTAAGTGAGGATGTCATATAGGATCATCTAGAACATGAAGCTCGACCAAATAAGTAAGTTGACTTAAACCTTTTGAGATCTTTAAGGCCGACGGGTTGTCCTTGGGAAAAGCCAATTGATGGAGTCGACTGACGCAATCAAATACGATGGGTGGAATCAGTGATAGTGAGGACACATTCTATTTTAAGTGATTAGGCGGTCGTAAATACGACCAACATTATGGTCGCCCATCCCTCTGACTAGTCGATCCTCCTAATGGATCCAGAGAAAAGGATAGTAGCAACTTTGAAGGGTGTTATGTCCCTTTTTACGAGTATTTGTTCACCAGGATAAACCTGCAGTTGCATTTGTCTGAATTTGAGGTGGCAATGTTAAAATACCTGAAGGTTGCCCCTTTCAAGTTCTAGTCGGGCTCTTGGGCTCACTTGAATGTGTTCTAATTTTAGGATGAACATATGTCTTAGAAATCCTCCTACCGGTTGTTCTTCAATCTATTCATAATAATACACACTTCTCATATAACATTTGATATCAAGGACTTATTGAGTTGCGTCCACACGTTCCCTTGTTTGGCCCTTTCTCTAAATATAAAAGAGCCTTTCTAAGGTGGTTTCCGTTGGTGAGGCCTAATACTCAGGGTGCTCACGTTATCTTTTAGAACTCTAGTCCTTCTGAATCTTCTCACTATTGTAAGGGTATGTTTATGAAATACTGGACTTGGCCTCACTTCTTTCTTGAGTCTTATTTGCATGGTGTCAAATAGGCATGGCAAATAAACCCACCCGTCGGGCCCCGGCCGCCCTGCCCCCAAAATTAACGGGGAAACCCGATTTAAACAGGCGCAGGAGCGGGGAAAATCCAGTTTTTATTTATAGGGCGGGGGATTCTAGTACCCGCAACCGCTaacttaatttaatttgtttttaataattttactaCTCATTTACACTTTTTAATCTTACAATATCAtgtttattagaattattatttatttttttgaaaatacaatttaaataaaatgatCAAGAATTATAATTACTcttaaaataatcaattatttagtttaatatattgatttttattgttattgaaaaaatatatatttttaaaaaatacaatttatacGAGTGAGGGCTAGACGGGGAAACCTGTTTCTTGTTGGGGGCGGGGTTGGGAGAACAATTATTAGCCCCAACCAAGTTTAGGGGCGGGTCCGGGTTTGGAAGGTGGGGTGGGTCTGGGTCTGCTTAAACCCTCTGACGCCTGCCCCGTTTCCATGTCTAGTGTCAAACTGGACTCTCTCACTGTTAGAGAAGTTTTGATGAAGAGGGACATGTAGTCTCTCTACTGTGGACTTGGCTATGAGGTGAGATTTGGCATTAATGAAGTGTTGTCTTTCTTTCAAAGGAAAAAGTCTATTGATACAAGCGTTATAGTGCGTGCAGTTGGCCGTTGGGAAAGGAAAAAGATCTTTAGTGAGGATGGCCTCACTCCTTTTTCTGACATGGATGTTTTACTTATAGATAAAATGGATTCGATGCGAAAGGTATATGTTATTTTCACGTCTCAAAGTGTCAACTCTGGTCCCCAAACTCATAATTCTACTCTAACTCCTATATAAGAGTGAGAATAGACCAGACCGGCCTACAAGGGCCTATAACCTAGCCTATTTAAGATCAGTTCAGGCcagacctatttaataaaaaggtcaggcttaggctttttaaAAGGCCCATTTAATTAAATAGGttaggcttaggctattaaaaaagcctatgaagcttTATAGGTCGACATATGTTTTCATATCTATTAAAAATAGACTAAATAtgttggtctatatatgcatatatattagaaaaaaaaaagctaaataggctGACTTATATATGCATGTATTAATGACTAAATAGGCcgacctatatatgcatatataggtcggcctataagaCTTCTTAAGCAATATGGATTGATTGAAAATCTTAATGATAAACAAGATTTTAAATAGTCTTTCTGGTCATAACAAACTTTTTAAAATGTCAGGTCAGACCAAACAAGAGAGCCTATAATAGGCCATAAGCTAGACTCgagccttttaagtttatcgtagtCCAGGCTCAGGctttctaaagcctagcctaacCTAGTCCTACAACTCATGTCGTGTCTTTTATTATATAGGCCACCTCGGTTGTACCTAGAGTTGACCAACTTCTTTCAGTCAATGTTGCTCTAACTGTGGAGGATCAACCTCAGTCTCTTACTGCCTCGATGAAGAGAGACTAGAATTGGGATTAAAGTCCCCTTTTGGAGGAATATTCTCTTAAATGAGCTCATATATCAGGGGTGGTGCTTAAGGATCGGCCCCCTCTCTTCTCGAATTGCCTGTCATACGGATTGCCTGGATTCCCTGCATTCCCGGGGAAGTTGTTGTTGCTATGTCAAAGGAGGATATGATCTACCTTCAAAATCTTGTTAAGGCGTAAAAAATATAACCTTTTTCTACGATTACCATTTACACTTATCAGGCTGCCTATTTGTTTTCAATTGTTCCTACTAACTATGGCGATGTTTTGGCCATAGGTTATCCTTCCAAGGAGAGGGATACTTGGAAGGAGAAGTGTGAGTCTATGGAACAATAATTTTCCAAGTTTCAGGAGGAGACATTTGCTCTCTTGGAAAATGTTTGTTGTGCCTATGATTTTCAAAAATAGGCAAAGATCCACAGTTTTCCTAGTGTTGAAGACCAAATGGCTCATGATGACCAGGTGGTTGAGCTGAAGAAGAGAATCAAGGAGTTCGTTCAGCAAACTCTAATTAATGTGCACGAGGCTTTCGACCAGGTGGTTGAACTAGAAAAGGGCTCCGCCCAGACATCTCAATTTCTCGCACAAAACTGGACCATTTCAAAGGTGGGGCTTTGGTAGATAGATGGGGTGCAACATCTCAGATCGAGgagactttttcttcttttttctataATGTTAACAGGGCATTGTGTCTTTGCAAAGATTCCTGcgcattatatattttatttcttctATGTGGTCCTCTGGTCCATCATATGAGTTCATGACTTTTGGGCTTTAAATCAATCGATGGGTTATGTTCTTGTTAAATCAGGACTTTCTTATCTTTCTAGACCTTTGAATTTATTTGCCACATGTGCGTTACTAACATTTGGCATGTCTACTAAACTCTTTGGTCCTGATCGGGCAAACGACACCAAAGGTTCGTTGTTACTAGCTCCGATTGGGAAGAGTTTGTGTCATCCTCCAGCATCACTTGGAACCGTCCCCAGCCAAAGGTAGGGTTCTTGTCTCTGCCTTCAGGTTTTCCTAGTTTGGGGTGGATTTTTTCGGGCTCCACTATCTACGCTCTTGAAGTGGCTAGTTCCTAAAAGGGGGTGCCACAACTACGCTTGAACTGCGTCCACCAAATGAGGAATCTACCTCGGAAAAGAGGATTATGCCATCTCGCGAAGGGTTAAAAGAACTTTTGCACTTGTAATGTTTcacatatttattaaattaattattgaataTTGCGTAAAACTTTACAAAATACTTATCTTGCCGATAATATTGCAAAGGGCGTGAATTTTGCTTCTCTTTGATCCTCTCTTCTACTGATTGTATAACCGAGGGTTATTA is part of the Vicia villosa cultivar HV-30 ecotype Madison, WI linkage group LG2, Vvil1.0, whole genome shotgun sequence genome and encodes:
- the LOC131648003 gene encoding uncharacterized protein LOC131648003 — encoded protein: MASVHSTVSPQSFLPSISKAKSKPSSSISKPQNFPASRFSVNPSFSKKKLVVATKLSAEEFDAIQVQSDDITDQQESLMEGGDGELTTQVNGFGTNEGLLSLEGFPSSSGLVGSENEESMEKLLDRSINASIVLAAGTFALTKLLTIDSDYWHGWTIYEIVRYAPQHNWSAYEEALKTNPVLAKMVISGVVYSVGDWIAQCFEGKPLFEFDRARMFRSGLVGFALHGSLSHYYYQFCEELFPYKGWWVVPVKVAFDQTAWSAIWNSIYYTVVGLLRFDSPINIFNELTATFFPMLTAGWKLWPFAHLITYGVIPVEQRLLWVDMIELIWVTILSTYSNEKSEARSSSVAIEEKSTTAEE